A portion of the Sandaracinobacteroides saxicola genome contains these proteins:
- a CDS encoding Lrp/AsnC family transcriptional regulator, producing MDRIDRRILLALQNDGRMTNAALAERVALSPSACLARVRALEEAGVIAGYRAVVAVEKIRPALTIYGEVTLKRHLPEDFAAVEAMLRGEPRVLEAAEISGKSDYLVTCMVADMAEWRAMTAEWTAGPWQIERVTSSVAMHRTKAFAGFPLG from the coding sequence ATGGACAGGATCGACCGGCGCATCTTGCTGGCGTTGCAAAATGACGGACGGATGACCAATGCGGCGCTGGCGGAACGGGTGGCGCTGAGCCCGAGCGCCTGCCTGGCGCGGGTGCGGGCGCTGGAGGAGGCGGGGGTGATCGCCGGCTATCGCGCGGTGGTGGCGGTGGAGAAGATCAGGCCGGCGCTGACCATCTATGGCGAGGTGACGCTGAAACGGCACCTGCCGGAGGATTTCGCGGCGGTGGAGGCGATGCTGCGCGGCGAACCGCGGGTGCTGGAGGCCGCCGAGATCAGCGGCAAGAGCGACTATCTGGTGACCTGCATGGTCGCCGACATGGCGGAGTGGCGGGCGATGACGGCGGAATGGACGGCCGGTCCGTGGCAGATCGAGCGGGTGACGAGCAGCGTGGCAATGCACCGGACCAAGGCGTTCGCGGGGTTTCCGCTTGGCTGA
- a CDS encoding YdcH family protein, with the protein MSFKLIANLRRLHLKLDHEIQAERARRLPDAVRLARLKKTKLKVKDRMTGIDRSLAFA; encoded by the coding sequence ATGTCATTCAAACTCATTGCCAATCTGCGCCGCCTGCACCTGAAGCTCGACCATGAAATCCAGGCCGAACGGGCGCGTCGCCTGCCCGACGCCGTCCGCCTCGCTCGGCTCAAAAAGACCAAGCTGAAGGTCAAGGACCGCATGACCGGCATCGACCGCAGCCTCGCCTTCGCCTGA
- a CDS encoding type II toxin-antitoxin system VapC family toxin, whose amino-acid sequence MILADTNIWLVHFRQPDAKLTELVSNRQLHVHPMVLGEIAVGPIIGRDDVLTMLDELPRCETASHEEVMQFIESVPLHSRKLSYIDVHLLAATMLTAGCRLWTRDRRLLAAAGLLKLGADLP is encoded by the coding sequence TTGATCCTGGCCGACACGAATATCTGGCTCGTTCATTTTCGTCAGCCGGATGCAAAGCTGACCGAACTTGTCAGCAATCGTCAACTTCACGTCCATCCGATGGTGCTGGGTGAAATCGCCGTCGGGCCGATCATAGGACGCGATGACGTGCTGACCATGCTCGATGAACTCCCGCGATGCGAAACCGCATCGCATGAAGAGGTGATGCAATTTATCGAATCCGTCCCGCTCCATTCCCGCAAACTCAGCTACATCGATGTGCATCTGCTTGCCGCAACGATGCTCACCGCCGGCTGTCGCCTCTGGACGCGCGACCGGCGGCTCCTCGCCGCAGCCGGTCTGCTGAAACTCGGCGCCGACTTGCCATGA
- a CDS encoding type II toxin-antitoxin system VapB family antitoxin yields the protein MRTTVTLDDRLIERAAVYSGLKEKSAVINEALRSYVAWQAGLRLAALGGTMPDLEITPRKRPWDEFGADSEPFA from the coding sequence ATGCGTACAACTGTCACCCTGGATGATCGGCTGATCGAACGGGCCGCGGTCTATTCCGGTCTCAAGGAAAAATCGGCGGTCATCAATGAAGCCTTGCGGTCCTATGTGGCGTGGCAGGCCGGACTCCGGCTGGCAGCGCTGGGCGGAACGATGCCCGACCTGGAAATCACCCCGCGAAAGCGACCATGGGACGAGTTCGGCGCTGACAGCGAGCCTTTTGCTTGA
- the lpdA gene encoding dihydrolipoyl dehydrogenase: MPAEPFDLIIIGSGPGGYVAAIRASQLGQKVAIVERERLGGICLNWGCIPTKALLRTSEIKHYMDHASAYGLTADKPSFDLAKVTDRSRKVAGQLNAGVKGLMKKNKVTVVEGVATLASATTVQVGERTLTAPNIIIATGARARELPHLKADGERIWTYRHAMVPPAMPTDLLVIGSGAIGIEFASFYSDMGAKVTVVEMLDRILPVEDADISAFMAKALTKQGMTLRTQSSVEKLEPDADGVTATINGEASRFSHVIIAIGIAPNTENLGLEALGVKTDRGHIVTDEWGATTVPGLWAIGDVTGAPWLAHKASHEGIVAVERLTNQPHAHPMDKSNIPGCTYSRPQVASVGLTEAKAIEAGHQVKVGRFPFIGNGKAIALGEADGIVKTVFDASTGELLGAHMAGAEVTELIQGYAIARQCEATEETLMATIFPHPTLSEMMHESVLDAYGRVIHL; the protein is encoded by the coding sequence ATGCCCGCCGAACCCTTCGACCTCATCATCATCGGCTCCGGCCCCGGCGGCTATGTCGCCGCCATCCGCGCGTCGCAGCTTGGTCAGAAGGTCGCCATCGTGGAGCGCGAGCGCCTTGGCGGCATCTGCCTCAACTGGGGCTGCATCCCCACCAAGGCGCTGCTGCGCACGTCCGAAATCAAGCACTACATGGACCACGCCAGCGCCTACGGCCTCACCGCGGACAAACCCAGCTTCGACCTCGCCAAGGTGACCGACCGCAGCCGCAAGGTCGCCGGGCAATTGAATGCCGGCGTCAAGGGCCTGATGAAGAAGAACAAGGTCACCGTCGTTGAAGGCGTCGCCACCCTCGCCTCCGCCACCACCGTCCAGGTCGGCGAGCGCACCCTCACCGCCCCCAACATCATCATCGCCACCGGCGCCCGCGCCCGCGAACTCCCCCACCTGAAGGCCGATGGCGAGCGCATCTGGACCTACCGCCACGCCATGGTCCCGCCCGCCATGCCGACAGACCTCTTGGTCATCGGCAGCGGCGCCATCGGCATCGAATTCGCCAGCTTCTATTCGGACATGGGCGCAAAGGTCACCGTCGTCGAAATGCTGGACCGCATCCTGCCCGTGGAGGATGCCGACATCAGCGCCTTCATGGCCAAGGCGCTGACCAAACAGGGCATGACGCTGCGCACCCAATCCAGCGTCGAAAAGCTGGAACCCGACGCCGACGGCGTCACCGCCACCATCAATGGCGAAGCATCGCGCTTCAGCCATGTCATCATCGCCATCGGCATCGCCCCCAACACCGAAAATCTCGGGCTCGAAGCCCTCGGCGTAAAGACCGACCGCGGCCACATCGTCACGGACGAATGGGGCGCCACCACCGTCCCCGGCCTCTGGGCGATCGGTGACGTCACCGGCGCCCCCTGGCTCGCGCACAAGGCCAGCCACGAAGGCATCGTCGCCGTCGAACGCCTCACCAACCAGCCGCACGCCCACCCCATGGACAAATCCAACATCCCCGGCTGCACCTATTCCCGCCCCCAGGTCGCCAGCGTCGGCCTCACTGAAGCGAAGGCCATCGAGGCCGGCCACCAGGTCAAGGTCGGCCGCTTCCCCTTCATCGGCAACGGCAAGGCGATCGCGCTCGGCGAGGCGGATGGCATCGTCAAGACCGTGTTCGACGCCAGCACCGGCGAGCTGCTGGGCGCCCACATGGCCGGCGCCGAAGTCACCGAACTGATCCAGGGCTATGCCATCGCCCGCCAATGCGAGGCGACCGAGGAAACCCTGATGGCCACCATCTTCCCCCACCCAACGCTCAGCGAAATGATGCACGAAAGCGTGCTCGACGCCTATGGCCGCGTCATCCATCTGTAG
- a CDS encoding PIN domain-containing protein, with translation MSDLIIDANILLGSLFGTSMRMLRDLNDRGFALTTPAAQAEEVATVVPHVARHKAVPMPNPSILWSLVSVTGQEDYASFQTQAMARLVGCARDKDWPLLALAMAFNAPVMTRDRDLFGTGIVTWLPENIRYAEPETV, from the coding sequence GTGAGCGACCTCATCATCGACGCCAACATCCTGCTGGGCTCGCTGTTCGGAACATCGATGCGAATGCTGAGAGATTTGAACGACCGGGGCTTCGCGCTGACAACGCCGGCCGCACAGGCCGAAGAAGTCGCCACCGTTGTGCCTCATGTGGCGCGCCACAAGGCAGTGCCCATGCCAAACCCGTCCATCCTGTGGTCGCTGGTGTCCGTGACCGGCCAGGAGGATTATGCGTCCTTCCAAACCCAGGCCATGGCGCGCCTTGTCGGCTGCGCGCGCGACAAGGATTGGCCCCTCCTCGCCCTTGCCATGGCGTTCAATGCCCCGGTCATGACCCGCGATCGTGACCTGTTCGGAACGGGCATCGTCACCTGGCTGCCCGAAAACATCCGATATGCAGAACCGGAGACTGTGTAA
- a CDS encoding type II toxin-antitoxin system Phd/YefM family antitoxin — protein MIQVGIREFRERFSEMVHGAEPVVITNRGKRLGRFIPERRPVPAEVAAAAVRDIEAYQASLRAHGIEPYDILADLGLDPSGAPLADGKP, from the coding sequence ATGATCCAGGTCGGAATTCGCGAGTTTCGCGAGCGTTTCAGCGAGATGGTGCACGGCGCGGAGCCGGTGGTCATCACCAACCGCGGAAAGCGCCTGGGCCGCTTCATTCCCGAGCGACGTCCGGTTCCTGCTGAAGTCGCTGCGGCCGCAGTGCGCGACATCGAGGCTTATCAGGCATCGCTGCGCGCACACGGGATCGAGCCGTACGACATTCTCGCCGACCTTGGCCTTGACCCGTCAGGAGCACCACTCGCCGACGGCAAGCCGTGA
- a CDS encoding pyruvate dehydrogenase complex dihydrolipoamide acetyltransferase: protein MPITITMPALSPTMESGTLAKWHIKPGDSVKSGQIIAEIETDKATMEVEAVDEGTVTALLVEEGAEEVKVNTPIATLAEEGEDSSPPARGSDSVQPSGGGVTLPAKAPPPQPTPTSTEPSKVEQPTPASAPVAPPLRSGGGGTSAASDGGGTRPIASPLARRIAQVRNIDLATLTGTGPGGRIIKADVEAATARPALAIVSAQQAAETAPVSPPARGSDSPTASGGGNTITASTPAPTDVPHDTLKLSNMRKTIARRLTESKTTVPHFYLTVDVRLDALLKLRADLNKALEPQNIKLSVNDLIVKALGLALHAVPDANVSFAGDSLRKFHRADISVAVAIPGGLITPVIRDAGNKRLSAIATEMKDLAARAKEGKLQPPEYSGGTASLSNLGMFGIKQFDAVINPPEGLILAVGAGEKRPYVVDDALAIATVMSATGSFDHRAIDGAVGAQLMSAFKTLIEAPLGMLA from the coding sequence ATGCCCATCACCATCACCATGCCCGCCCTGTCCCCCACGATGGAATCGGGCACGCTCGCCAAATGGCACATCAAGCCCGGCGACAGCGTCAAATCCGGCCAGATCATCGCCGAGATCGAAACCGACAAGGCGACCATGGAAGTCGAAGCCGTGGACGAAGGTACCGTCACGGCCCTCCTGGTCGAGGAAGGCGCCGAGGAGGTCAAAGTCAACACCCCCATCGCCACCCTCGCCGAAGAAGGCGAGGACAGCTCTCCCCCTGCAAGGGGGAGCGACTCGGTGCAGCCGAGCGGAGGGGGTGTCACCCTCCCCGCAAAGGCCCCCCCACCCCAACCAACACCCACCTCGACAGAACCCAGCAAGGTGGAGCAACCAACGCCCGCAAGCGCACCAGTCGCTCCTCCCCTGCGCAGCGGGGGAGGTGGCACGAGCGCAGCGAGTGACGGAGGGGGCACGCGCCCCATCGCCTCCCCCCTCGCCCGCCGCATCGCCCAGGTCCGCAACATCGACCTCGCCACCCTCACCGGCACCGGCCCGGGCGGCCGCATCATCAAAGCCGACGTCGAAGCCGCCACCGCCCGCCCGGCCCTTGCTATCGTCAGCGCTCAGCAAGCCGCTGAAACCGCACCAGTCTCTCCCCCGGCACGGGGGAGCGACTCGCCAACGGCGAGCGGAGGGGGCAACACTATCACCGCATCCACCCCAGCCCCCACGGACGTCCCCCACGACACCCTCAAACTCAGCAACATGCGCAAGACCATCGCGCGCCGCCTCACCGAATCCAAAACCACCGTCCCGCATTTCTACCTCACGGTCGATGTCCGGCTCGACGCCCTCCTCAAACTCCGCGCCGACCTGAACAAGGCGCTCGAACCGCAGAACATCAAGCTTTCCGTCAACGACCTGATCGTAAAGGCGCTCGGCCTCGCCCTCCACGCCGTGCCGGACGCCAACGTCAGCTTCGCCGGCGATTCCCTGCGCAAATTCCACCGCGCGGACATCTCCGTCGCCGTCGCCATTCCCGGCGGCCTCATCACCCCCGTCATCCGCGACGCCGGCAACAAACGCCTCTCGGCAATCGCCACCGAAATGAAAGATCTCGCCGCCCGCGCCAAGGAGGGCAAGCTGCAACCGCCCGAATACAGCGGCGGCACCGCCAGCCTCTCCAACCTGGGCATGTTCGGCATCAAACAGTTCGACGCCGTCATCAACCCGCCGGAAGGGTTGATTCTTGCGGTCGGCGCCGGCGAAAAACGCCCCTATGTGGTGGACGACGCGCTGGCCATCGCCACCGTGATGAGCGCCACCGGCAGCTTCGACCACCGCGCCATCGACGGCGCCGTCGGCGCCCAGCTGATGAGCGCCTTCAAAACCCTGATCGAAGCGCCACTGGGGATGCTCGCTTGA
- a CDS encoding pyruvate dehydrogenase complex E1 component subunit beta: MADIKLPAMSPTMEEGSLATWLVKVGDVVKPGAVIAEIETDKATMELESDEGGTVTEILVEAGTDGVKVGTVIARMAAEGETAAPAEPAAAPDPEPAAATPVATSVNAKPADSPASLATNIAPQPSAATSPPRAAESGEVDSRASAAGGAPTRKQTVREALRDAMAEEMRADDRVFVMGEEVAQYQGAYKVTQGLLDEFGERRVVDTPITEMGFAGLGAGAAMGGLKPIVEFMTFNFAMQAIDHIINSAAKTNYMSGGQMRCPIVFRGPNGAASRVAAQHSQNYAAWYASVPGLIVIAPYDAADAKGLLKSAIRSEDPVVFLENELLYGHSFEVPEGEHVVPIGKARLMREGQHVTLVSYSIGVGIALDAAKTLSAEGIEAEVLDLRTLRPLDTAAVLASLKKTNRLIVVEENWPTCSIASEIIALCMEQGFDDLDAPVLRVTNKDVPLPYANNLEKAALVKAADVVAAVKSIC; the protein is encoded by the coding sequence ATGGCCGACATCAAACTCCCCGCCATGTCCCCCACCATGGAGGAAGGCAGCCTCGCCACCTGGCTGGTGAAGGTGGGCGACGTGGTGAAACCCGGCGCCGTCATCGCCGAAATCGAAACCGACAAGGCGACGATGGAGCTGGAATCGGACGAAGGCGGCACCGTCACCGAAATCCTGGTCGAAGCCGGCACCGACGGCGTGAAAGTCGGCACCGTGATCGCGCGGATGGCGGCAGAAGGCGAGACGGCAGCACCCGCAGAACCGGCAGCCGCCCCGGATCCCGAGCCCGCCGCTGCGACGCCTGTTGCCACCTCCGTCAACGCCAAACCCGCCGACAGCCCCGCCAGCCTCGCGACAAACATCGCGCCCCAACCATCCGCCGCCACCTCCCCGCCCCGCGCAGCGGAGAGCGGGGAGGTCGACTCGCGCGCTAGCGCGGCGGGTGGGGCTCCCACCCGCAAACAAACCGTCCGCGAGGCGCTCCGCGACGCCATGGCCGAGGAAATGCGCGCCGACGACCGCGTCTTCGTGATGGGGGAGGAAGTCGCGCAATACCAGGGCGCCTACAAGGTCACCCAGGGCCTGCTCGACGAATTCGGCGAGCGCCGCGTGGTCGACACGCCCATCACAGAGATGGGCTTCGCCGGCCTGGGCGCCGGTGCCGCCATGGGCGGCCTCAAACCCATCGTCGAGTTCATGACCTTCAACTTCGCCATGCAGGCGATCGACCACATCATCAACAGCGCCGCCAAGACCAATTACATGTCCGGCGGCCAGATGCGCTGCCCCATCGTCTTCCGCGGCCCGAACGGTGCCGCCAGCCGCGTCGCCGCGCAGCACAGCCAGAACTATGCCGCCTGGTACGCCTCCGTCCCCGGCCTCATCGTCATCGCCCCCTATGACGCCGCCGACGCCAAGGGGCTGCTGAAAAGCGCCATCCGCTCCGAAGACCCGGTCGTTTTCCTGGAAAATGAACTCCTCTACGGCCACAGCTTCGAAGTGCCGGAAGGTGAGCATGTGGTCCCCATCGGCAAGGCCCGCCTGATGCGCGAGGGCCAGCACGTCACCCTCGTCAGCTATTCGATCGGCGTCGGCATCGCGCTGGACGCCGCCAAAACGCTGAGCGCCGAAGGCATCGAAGCCGAAGTCCTCGACCTCCGCACCCTCCGCCCGCTCGACACCGCCGCCGTGCTGGCGTCGCTCAAAAAAACCAACAGGCTCATCGTTGTCGAAGAAAACTGGCCCACGTGCAGCATCGCCAGCGAGATCATCGCCCTCTGCATGGAACAAGGCTTCGACGACCTCGACGCCCCCGTCCTGCGCGTCACCAACAAGGACGTCCCCCTCCCCTACGCCAACAACCTCGAAAAAGCCGCCCTGGTAAAGGCCGCGGATGTGGTCGCCGCCGTCAAATCGATCTGTTGA
- the pdhA gene encoding pyruvate dehydrogenase (acetyl-transferring) E1 component subunit alpha: MPDRFDALPEPVRHETNVAEYLEFYRMMLLIRRFEEKAGQLYGMGLIGGFCHLYIGQEAVVTGLQSAIQPGRDSVITGYRDHGHMLACHIDPKVVMAELTGRAAGISRGKGGSMHMFSVEHGFYGGHGIVGAQVSLGTGLGFAHKYKADGGVALTYFGDGAANQGQVYESFNMAELWKLPVIFIIENNQYAMGTSVNRASAEDQLYRRGESFRIEGMQVDGMDVLAVRGAMNSALEWVRGGKGPILLEMKTYRYRGHSMSDPAKYRSRDEVQAMRDKSDPIDNARADILKRGFADETALKEIEKVIRAQVAEAADFAEQAPEPDLAELYTDVLVERY; the protein is encoded by the coding sequence ATACCGGATCGGTTCGATGCCCTCCCCGAACCCGTCCGCCACGAGACCAACGTCGCCGAATATCTCGAATTCTACCGCATGATGCTGCTGATCCGCCGCTTCGAGGAGAAGGCCGGCCAGCTCTACGGCATGGGCCTGATCGGCGGTTTCTGCCACCTCTACATCGGCCAGGAAGCCGTCGTCACCGGGCTGCAATCGGCGATCCAGCCCGGCCGCGACAGCGTCATCACCGGCTACCGCGACCATGGCCACATGCTCGCCTGCCACATCGACCCGAAGGTGGTGATGGCCGAACTGACGGGCCGCGCCGCCGGCATCAGCCGCGGCAAGGGCGGCTCCATGCACATGTTCAGCGTCGAACATGGCTTCTACGGCGGCCACGGCATTGTCGGCGCCCAGGTGTCGCTCGGCACCGGCCTCGGTTTCGCCCACAAGTATAAGGCCGATGGCGGCGTGGCGCTGACCTACTTTGGCGACGGCGCCGCCAACCAGGGGCAGGTCTATGAAAGCTTCAACATGGCAGAGCTGTGGAAGCTGCCCGTCATCTTCATCATCGAAAACAACCAGTACGCCATGGGCACCAGCGTCAACCGGGCGAGCGCCGAGGACCAGCTCTACCGTCGCGGCGAGAGCTTCCGCATCGAGGGCATGCAGGTCGATGGCATGGACGTGCTCGCCGTGCGCGGCGCGATGAACAGCGCGCTCGAATGGGTGCGCGGCGGCAAGGGGCCGATTCTGCTCGAAATGAAGACCTACCGCTATCGCGGCCACAGCATGTCCGATCCGGCCAAATACCGCAGTCGGGACGAGGTGCAGGCGATGCGCGACAAGAGCGACCCCATCGACAATGCCCGCGCCGACATATTGAAACGCGGTTTCGCGGATGAAACGGCGCTGAAGGAGATCGAGAAGGTCATCCGCGCCCAGGTCGCTGAAGCCGCCGATTTCGCGGAACAGGCCCCCGAACCCGACCTTGCCGAACTCTATACCGACGTGCTGGTGGAGCGTTACTGA
- a CDS encoding FtsB family cell division protein codes for MTRHPLFDLLSRAALPAACILVAAYFLSHATFGAAGLLSLGSIRQESAALQARKQQLTAERDAMQRRIDLLDPRKVDPDYADELVRQQLGVVRPDEIIVPLESEKRQPIR; via the coding sequence ATGACGCGCCACCCGCTCTTCGACCTGCTGTCGCGCGCCGCCCTGCCGGCGGCCTGCATCCTGGTGGCCGCCTATTTCCTCAGCCATGCCACCTTCGGCGCCGCCGGCCTGCTGTCGCTCGGCAGCATCCGCCAGGAAAGCGCCGCGCTCCAGGCGCGCAAGCAGCAGCTGACCGCGGAGCGCGACGCCATGCAGCGCCGCATCGACCTGCTCGACCCGCGCAAGGTCGACCCCGACTATGCCGACGAGCTGGTGCGTCAGCAGCTCGGCGTCGTCCGCCCCGACGAGATCATCGTGCCGCTGGAATCCGAAAAGCGCCAACCAATCCGGTAA
- the eno gene encoding phosphopyruvate hydratase, producing MTAIADLIAREILDSRGNPTVEVDCILEDGSMGRAAVPSGASTGAHEANEKRDGDKSRYGGKGVLKAVAAVNGEIADALVGVDAEGQEEIDASLIQLDGTPNKSRLGANAILGVSLAAAKAAADARGLPLYRYVGGTRARLLPVPMMNIINGGAHADNPIDFQEFMVMPIGAESFGEGLRWGAEIFHTLKRKLHDRGLSTAVGDEGGFAPNLSSATEALDVILQAIEAAGYRPGEDIALALDCAATEFFKDGTYDMTGEGRKLSPADMAGFLAELTARYPIISIEDGMGEDDWDGWKALTDAIGTKVQLVGDDLFVTNSARLRDGIARGVANSMLVKVNQIGTLSETLDAVETAHRAGYTTVMSHRSGETEDATIADLAVATNCGQIKTGSLSRSDRLAKYNQLLRIEAELGTTARYAGGAILRA from the coding sequence ATGACCGCCATCGCCGACCTCATCGCCCGCGAAATCCTCGACAGCCGCGGCAACCCCACCGTCGAGGTGGATTGCATCCTGGAAGACGGCAGCATGGGCCGCGCCGCCGTTCCCTCCGGCGCCTCCACCGGCGCGCACGAAGCCAATGAAAAGCGCGACGGCGACAAATCCCGCTACGGCGGCAAGGGCGTGCTGAAAGCGGTCGCGGCGGTCAACGGCGAGATCGCCGACGCGCTGGTCGGTGTCGATGCCGAGGGGCAGGAGGAGATCGATGCCAGCCTGATCCAACTCGACGGCACGCCAAACAAGTCCCGGCTGGGCGCCAACGCCATCCTGGGTGTCAGCCTCGCCGCCGCTAAGGCCGCCGCCGACGCCCGCGGGCTGCCGCTCTACCGCTATGTCGGCGGCACCCGCGCCCGCCTGCTGCCCGTTCCCATGATGAACATCATCAACGGCGGCGCCCATGCCGACAACCCCATCGACTTCCAGGAATTCATGGTCATGCCGATCGGCGCGGAAAGTTTTGGGGAGGGCCTGCGCTGGGGCGCCGAAATCTTCCACACGCTGAAAAGGAAACTGCACGACCGCGGCCTGTCCACCGCCGTCGGCGACGAAGGCGGCTTCGCCCCCAACCTGTCGTCGGCGACCGAAGCGCTCGACGTCATCCTCCAGGCCATCGAAGCCGCCGGCTACCGCCCCGGCGAGGACATCGCCTTGGCGCTCGACTGCGCCGCCACCGAATTCTTCAAGGACGGCACCTATGACATGACCGGCGAGGGCCGAAAGCTTTCCCCCGCCGACATGGCCGGCTTCCTCGCCGAGCTCACCGCCCGCTACCCGATCATCAGCATCGAGGATGGCATGGGCGAGGATGACTGGGACGGCTGGAAGGCGCTCACCGACGCCATCGGAACCAAGGTGCAACTGGTCGGTGACGACCTGTTCGTCACCAACAGCGCGCGGCTGCGGGACGGCATCGCCCGCGGCGTCGCCAACTCCATGCTGGTGAAGGTCAACCAGATCGGCACGCTCTCCGAAACGCTGGACGCCGTCGAAACCGCCCACCGCGCCGGCTACACCACGGTGATGAGCCACCGCAGCGGCGAGACCGAGGACGCGACCATCGCCGACCTCGCCGTTGCCACCAACTGCGGCCAGATCAAGACGGGTTCGCTGAGCCGCTCCGACCGCCTCGCCAAATACAATCAGCTGCTGCGGATCGAGGCGGAGCTTGGCACCACCGCCCGTTACGCCGGGGGTGCCATCCTGCGCGCTTGA
- a CDS encoding DUF3291 domain-containing protein, with amino-acid sequence MFHLAQINIARFRLSRDHPANADFIAALDPVNAQADAAPGFIWRLVGDGNDATDIEVLPNDPNLIVNMSVWTDLDALAAYAYRQPDHLAIMRRRRDWFEPGSTRVALWWLPAGTLPTVAEGMARIAHLDRHGPTAHAFGFRTPFPAPDGTPALPVLDDCA; translated from the coding sequence ATGTTCCACCTCGCCCAGATCAACATCGCCCGCTTCCGCCTGTCCCGCGACCATCCGGCGAACGCGGACTTCATCGCCGCGCTCGATCCGGTGAACGCACAGGCCGACGCCGCCCCGGGATTCATCTGGCGCCTGGTCGGCGACGGCAATGACGCCACCGACATCGAAGTGCTGCCGAACGACCCCAACCTCATCGTCAACATGTCGGTCTGGACCGACCTCGACGCGCTCGCCGCCTACGCCTATCGCCAGCCCGACCATCTCGCCATCATGCGCCGCCGGCGGGACTGGTTCGAACCCGGCTCCACCCGCGTCGCGCTCTGGTGGCTCCCCGCCGGCACGCTGCCCACCGTCGCCGAGGGCATGGCCCGCATCGCCCACCTCGACCGGCACGGGCCGACGGCGCACGCCTTCGGCTTCCGCACCCCCTTTCCCGCGCCAGACGGCACCCCCGCGCTCCCCGTCCTCGACGACTGCGCCTGA
- the dgcA gene encoding N-acetyl-D-Glu racemase DgcA, with amino-acid sequence MPILSARIDRFATKAAFTISRGAKHHVDVLSVTLTDGRHQGHGEGTAIYYHGDSAEAALATAQSAAPALAAGATRADLLTLLPPGAARNAIDAALWDLEAKQSGHRVWQLLGLPRPRPLLTAYTISLGTPAAMAAAAHAARHRELLKLKLGGEGDRDRVSAVRAAAPDARLIADANEAWGALDIEAETHALAAFHVELIEQPVPAGQDHLLDGVRPAIPLAADESCHTRESLDAIVGRYRFINIKLDKAGGLTEALALLHAAKQRGLGVMTGCMLSTSLGIAPAFMIAMQGSHADLDGPLLLATDRPHGLRFSGSDVEPPTVELWG; translated from the coding sequence ATGCCCATCCTTTCCGCCCGCATCGACCGCTTCGCCACCAAAGCCGCCTTCACCATCAGCCGCGGCGCCAAGCATCATGTCGACGTCCTGTCCGTCACCCTCACCGACGGTCGCCACCAAGGCCATGGCGAAGGCACCGCCATCTATTACCATGGCGACAGCGCCGAAGCCGCCCTCGCCACGGCACAATCCGCCGCGCCGGCGCTGGCCGCGGGCGCCACCCGCGCCGACCTCCTCACCCTCCTCCCCCCCGGGGCCGCCCGCAACGCCATCGATGCCGCCCTCTGGGACCTCGAAGCCAAACAGAGCGGCCACCGCGTCTGGCAGCTGCTCGGCCTCCCCCGGCCCCGGCCGCTCCTCACCGCCTACACCATCAGCCTCGGCACCCCCGCCGCCATGGCCGCCGCGGCGCACGCCGCCCGCCACCGCGAACTCCTCAAACTGAAACTCGGCGGCGAAGGAGACCGCGACCGCGTCTCCGCAGTCCGCGCCGCCGCCCCCGACGCCCGCCTGATCGCCGACGCCAACGAAGCCTGGGGAGCGCTCGACATCGAGGCGGAAACCCACGCGCTCGCCGCCTTCCATGTCGAGCTGATCGAACAGCCCGTCCCCGCCGGCCAGGACCATCTGCTCGATGGCGTCCGCCCCGCCATCCCGCTCGCCGCCGACGAAAGCTGCCACACCCGCGAGAGCCTGGACGCCATCGTCGGCCGCTACCGCTTCATCAACATCAAGCTCGACAAGGCCGGCGGCCTCACCGAGGCCCTCGCCCTGCTCCACGCCGCCAAGCAGCGCGGCCTCGGCGTCATGACCGGCTGCATGCTCTCCACATCGCTCGGCATCGCCCCGGCCTTCATGATCGCGATGCAGGGCAGCCACGCCGACCTCGATGGCCCCCTGCTCCTCGCCACCGACCGCCCGCATGGCCTGCGCTTCAGCGGCAGCGACGTCGAGCCCCCGACAGTTGAACTTTGGGGCTGA